The proteins below are encoded in one region of Micromonospora yangpuensis:
- a CDS encoding ABC transporter substrate-binding protein gives MNSRTLRVLRERGARTLAATVAALLAVTVLAACGEDEAAGGGAGGEATELRLGLFPNITHAPALVGVQNGIFAEKLGGDVKLSTTPFNAGPSAIEALFNGAIDATYIGPNPAINGWAQSKGTALHIIAGSTSGGAALVVKPGINGVPDLRGKKIATPQLGNTQDVALRYWLKQQGLKTDTNGGGDVSVLPTPNSEIITAFGSGALDGAWVPEPHLSRLIIEHGAKVLKDEKDEWPGGQFVTTHLIVRKEFLDKNPGLVKKLLEGHVAAVDFVNGNREAAAKAANEQLKALSGNTLKDEILTASFANLTFTVDPIAPSLYGSAKHAEEVDLLDPVDLNGIYQLGPLNEILKAAGKPEVSAEGGSS, from the coding sequence ATGAACTCGCGAACTCTGCGCGTACTGCGGGAACGCGGTGCCCGTACCCTCGCCGCGACCGTGGCCGCGCTGCTGGCGGTCACCGTCCTGGCCGCCTGCGGCGAGGACGAGGCGGCCGGCGGCGGCGCCGGCGGCGAGGCCACCGAACTGCGTCTCGGCCTCTTCCCGAACATCACCCACGCGCCGGCCCTGGTCGGGGTGCAGAACGGCATCTTCGCCGAGAAGCTGGGCGGCGACGTCAAGCTCAGCACCACCCCGTTCAACGCCGGACCGTCGGCCATCGAGGCGCTGTTCAACGGGGCCATCGACGCCACCTACATCGGCCCGAACCCGGCGATCAACGGCTGGGCGCAGTCCAAGGGCACCGCGCTGCACATCATCGCCGGCAGCACCTCGGGCGGGGCCGCGCTGGTCGTCAAGCCCGGCATCAACGGCGTACCGGACCTGCGCGGCAAGAAGATCGCCACCCCGCAGCTCGGCAACACCCAGGACGTGGCGCTGCGGTACTGGCTCAAGCAGCAGGGCCTGAAGACCGACACCAACGGCGGCGGCGACGTCTCGGTCCTGCCCACCCCCAACTCGGAGATCATCACCGCCTTCGGCAGCGGCGCGCTGGACGGCGCCTGGGTGCCCGAGCCGCACCTGAGCCGGCTGATCATCGAGCACGGGGCCAAGGTGCTCAAGGACGAGAAGGACGAGTGGCCCGGCGGACAGTTCGTCACCACCCACCTGATCGTGCGCAAGGAGTTCCTCGACAAGAACCCCGGGCTGGTCAAGAAGCTGCTGGAGGGGCACGTCGCCGCCGTCGACTTCGTCAACGGCAACCGGGAGGCCGCCGCGAAGGCCGCCAACGAGCAGCTCAAGGCGCTCAGCGGCAACACGTTGAAGGACGAGATCCTGACCGCCTCGTTCGCCAACCTGACCTTCACCGTCGACCCGATCGCGCCCTCGCTCTACGGCAGCGCCAAGCACGCCGAGGAGGTCGACCTGCTCGACCCGGTCGACCTGAACGGCATCTACCAGCTCGGCCCGCTCAACGAGATCCTCAAGGCCGCCGGCAAGCCCGAGGTCAGCGCCGAGGGTGGTAGCTCGTGA
- a CDS encoding RrF2 family transcriptional regulator, translating into MYILARGDYALRAMLAITAARGELVKAATLAADQHIPPSFLQDILLELRRADLLLSHRGVEGGYALARPATEISVGDVLRAVSGVLTVVRGLPADTTRYQGPAARLRDVWLAVQHAIGDIVDRTSLADLLNDDIGTSTGSPEAVRSTPAS; encoded by the coding sequence ATGTACATCCTGGCTCGCGGCGACTACGCGCTCCGGGCCATGCTGGCCATCACCGCGGCCCGGGGCGAGTTGGTCAAGGCGGCCACCCTCGCCGCCGACCAGCACATCCCGCCCAGCTTCCTGCAGGACATCCTGCTGGAACTGCGCCGGGCCGACCTGCTCCTGAGCCACCGGGGCGTCGAGGGCGGCTACGCCCTCGCCCGACCCGCCACCGAGATCTCCGTCGGGGACGTCCTGCGCGCGGTCAGCGGCGTCCTCACCGTGGTCCGCGGCCTGCCCGCCGACACCACCCGATACCAGGGCCCCGCCGCCCGGCTGCGGGACGTCTGGCTGGCCGTGCAGCACGCGATCGGCGACATCGTCGACCGCACCAGCCTCGCCGACCTGCTCAACGACGACATCGGCACCTCGACCGGTTCCCCGGAGGCCGTCCGCAGCACGCCGGCCTCCTGA
- a CDS encoding M16 family metallopeptidase, which translates to MIPATRYPVERFTLDNGLRVVLAPDRSAPVIGVAVVYDVGIRSEPEGRSGFAHLFEHLMFQGSENLEKLAHFRHVQGAGGTFNGTTHLDYTDYYMTLPSNALERALFLEADRMRGPRLTEENLRNQVDVVKEEIRVNVLNRPYGGFPWLTLPPVMFDTFPNAHDGYGSFTDLESATVAEATDFFQRYYASGNAVLAVSGDLDVAEATGLIERHFGDVPARPAPVRPDFGEPDLTAERRQSYVDKLAPLPAVSAAWRVPDPIGDFAGYLPYVVLAEVLTDGEASRLVERLIQRDRTVTGLGGYLGFMGDPFDVRDPTALLLDAHLPPGGDVDKVLRTVDEELDRLATDGLTDSELARTQARMATHLLRDVDAVLGRALRMAVLEQQRGEPGLLNELPRLVGEVTEEQVRAAAATLRPHRRASIEIVPGGAR; encoded by the coding sequence GTGATTCCGGCGACCCGGTACCCGGTCGAGCGGTTCACCCTCGACAACGGCCTGCGGGTGGTGTTGGCCCCGGACCGCAGTGCCCCGGTGATCGGGGTCGCGGTGGTCTACGACGTCGGCATCCGCTCCGAGCCCGAGGGGCGCAGCGGCTTCGCCCACCTCTTCGAGCACCTGATGTTCCAGGGCTCGGAGAACCTGGAGAAGCTGGCCCACTTCCGGCACGTGCAGGGCGCCGGTGGCACCTTCAACGGCACCACCCACCTGGACTACACCGACTACTACATGACCCTGCCGAGCAACGCCCTGGAACGGGCGCTGTTCCTGGAGGCCGACCGGATGCGCGGCCCCCGGCTGACCGAGGAGAACCTCCGCAACCAGGTCGACGTGGTCAAGGAGGAGATCCGGGTAAACGTGCTGAACCGGCCCTACGGCGGGTTCCCCTGGCTCACCCTGCCGCCGGTCATGTTCGACACCTTCCCCAACGCCCACGACGGGTACGGCTCCTTCACCGACCTGGAGTCGGCCACCGTCGCCGAGGCCACCGACTTCTTCCAGCGCTACTACGCAAGCGGCAACGCCGTCCTCGCGGTCAGCGGGGACCTCGACGTGGCCGAGGCCACCGGCCTGATCGAACGGCACTTCGGCGACGTGCCGGCCCGACCCGCCCCGGTCCGGCCCGACTTCGGCGAGCCGGACCTGACCGCCGAACGACGACAGTCGTACGTCGACAAGTTGGCACCGCTGCCGGCGGTCTCCGCGGCCTGGCGGGTACCGGACCCGATCGGCGACTTCGCCGGCTACCTGCCGTACGTGGTGCTGGCCGAGGTGCTCACCGACGGGGAGGCGTCCCGGCTGGTCGAGCGGCTCATCCAGCGGGACCGGACGGTCACCGGCCTGGGCGGGTACCTCGGCTTCATGGGCGACCCCTTCGACGTCCGGGACCCCACCGCGCTGCTGCTCGACGCCCACCTGCCGCCGGGCGGGGACGTGGACAAGGTGCTGCGCACCGTCGACGAGGAGCTGGACCGGCTGGCCACCGACGGGCTCACCGACTCGGAGCTGGCCCGTACCCAGGCCCGGATGGCGACCCACCTGCTGCGCGACGTCGACGCGGTGCTCGGCCGGGCGCTGCGGATGGCCGTGCTGGAGCAGCAGCGCGGCGAGCCGGGCCTGCTCAAC
- a CDS encoding ABC transporter permease, giving the protein MPSESKTSRPVLTAPDGGAERPDRTAADEVTGLDALELGPARQDGRAGDLGRAAWRNTWPKLLAIALVIAGWQLLYLSEWKPPFALPSPATVLTDLRELVVSPDFPTALAITAQRALTGFLLAVVIGTVIGAAVARFRPLRAAIGSLITGLQTMPSIIWFPFAILLFQISETAILFVVVIGAAPSIANGLIGGIDYVPPTWLRVGKVLGMRGLSLYRFLILPASLPSFISGLKQGWAFAWRSLMAGELLVIVAGQGSIGSLMQGAREFNNAPRLLSWIIIVLVLGILVDILFNAADNALRRRWGLQQS; this is encoded by the coding sequence ATGCCCAGTGAGTCGAAGACCAGCCGCCCGGTGCTGACCGCGCCGGACGGCGGTGCCGAACGGCCGGACCGTACCGCCGCCGACGAGGTCACCGGCCTGGACGCCCTGGAACTCGGGCCGGCCCGCCAGGACGGCCGGGCCGGTGACCTCGGCCGGGCGGCGTGGCGCAACACCTGGCCGAAGCTGCTGGCCATCGCCCTGGTGATCGCCGGCTGGCAGCTGCTGTACCTGAGCGAGTGGAAACCGCCGTTCGCCCTGCCCTCCCCCGCGACCGTCCTCACCGACCTGCGGGAGCTGGTGGTCAGCCCGGACTTCCCCACCGCGCTGGCGATCACCGCCCAGCGGGCGCTCACCGGCTTCCTGCTGGCGGTGGTCATCGGTACGGTGATCGGCGCGGCGGTGGCCCGGTTCCGGCCGCTGCGCGCCGCGATCGGCTCGCTGATCACCGGCCTGCAGACCATGCCGTCGATCATCTGGTTCCCGTTCGCGATCCTGCTGTTCCAGATCAGCGAGACCGCGATCCTCTTCGTGGTGGTGATCGGCGCGGCACCGTCGATCGCCAACGGGCTGATCGGCGGGATCGACTACGTGCCGCCCACCTGGTTGCGGGTCGGCAAGGTGCTCGGCATGCGCGGCCTGTCGCTCTACCGGTTCCTGATCCTGCCCGCCTCGCTGCCGTCGTTCATCTCCGGACTCAAGCAGGGCTGGGCGTTCGCCTGGCGCAGCCTGATGGCCGGCGAACTGCTGGTGATCGTGGCCGGGCAGGGTTCCATCGGCTCGCTGATGCAGGGCGCGCGGGAGTTCAACAACGCGCCCCGGCTGCTCTCCTGGATCATCATCGTGCTGGTGCTCGGCATCCTGGTGGACATCCTGTTCAACGCCGCCGACAACGCGCTACGCCGCCGGTGGGGGCTCCAGCAGTCCTGA
- a CDS encoding cold-shock protein: MAIGTVKWFNADKGFGFITPDGGGADVFAHFSAIQTSGYRSLDENQRVEFEVTQGQKGPQAENIRPI; the protein is encoded by the coding sequence ATGGCAATTGGTACCGTCAAGTGGTTCAACGCTGACAAGGGCTTCGGCTTCATCACCCCGGACGGCGGCGGAGCCGACGTCTTCGCCCACTTCTCGGCCATCCAGACTTCTGGCTACCGGAGCCTGGACGAGAACCAGCGCGTCGAGTTCGAGGTGACCCAGGGCCAGAAGGGCCCGCAGGCGGAGAACATCCGCCCGATCTGA
- a CDS encoding DEAD/DEAH box helicase, which produces MTTVIPSFGTTGLDPALLTALTAQGIAEPFPIQSATLPDSLAGRDVLGRGRTGSGKTLAFGLALLHRTAGQRARPGRPLALVLVPTRELAQQVTTALTPYARAVGLRIATVVGGLSLQRQADALRAGAEVVVATPGRLHDLIDRGDARLDQVAITVLDEADQMADMGFLPQVTKLLEQVARGGQRMLFSATLDRGVDRLVRRYLSNPVTHSVDPGTATVTAMAHHVLHVDAVDKPAALTQIAAREGRTILFMGTKHRADRVARQLLSKGVRAAALHGGKSQPQRTRILEQFRNGQVTALVATDVAARGIHVDGLDLVVNVDPPTEAKDYLHRGGRTARAGESGTVVTLVLPEQRRDVSKLMSVAGIKPHSTQVRPGDEALARVTGAREPSGVPVTIVAPPATPARAATGAGAGAGRTSHRASGRSRRPRRPRTA; this is translated from the coding sequence ATGACCACTGTCATTCCTTCGTTCGGCACCACCGGGCTGGACCCGGCGCTGCTGACCGCCCTGACCGCGCAGGGCATCGCCGAGCCGTTCCCGATCCAGTCGGCCACCCTCCCGGACTCGCTCGCCGGCCGGGACGTGCTCGGCCGGGGTCGGACCGGCTCCGGCAAGACCCTCGCCTTCGGACTCGCGCTGCTGCACCGTACGGCCGGTCAGCGGGCCCGGCCCGGCCGCCCGCTCGCGCTGGTGCTGGTGCCGACCCGGGAGCTGGCCCAGCAGGTCACCACCGCGCTCACCCCGTACGCCCGCGCGGTCGGACTGCGTATCGCCACCGTGGTGGGCGGCCTCTCGCTGCAGCGTCAGGCGGACGCCCTGCGCGCCGGCGCCGAGGTGGTCGTGGCCACCCCCGGCCGGCTGCACGACCTGATCGACCGGGGTGACGCCCGGCTGGACCAGGTGGCGATCACCGTCCTCGACGAGGCCGACCAGATGGCCGACATGGGCTTCCTGCCGCAGGTCACCAAGCTGCTGGAGCAGGTCGCCCGGGGCGGGCAGCGGATGCTCTTCTCGGCCACCCTGGACCGGGGCGTGGACCGGCTGGTCCGCCGGTACCTGTCGAACCCGGTCACCCACTCGGTCGACCCGGGCACCGCCACGGTGACCGCGATGGCCCACCACGTGCTGCACGTCGACGCGGTGGACAAGCCCGCCGCGCTCACCCAGATCGCCGCCCGCGAGGGGCGGACCATCCTGTTCATGGGCACCAAGCACCGCGCCGACCGGGTGGCCCGGCAGTTGCTGTCCAAGGGGGTACGCGCCGCCGCGCTGCACGGTGGCAAGTCGCAGCCGCAGCGCACCCGGATCCTGGAGCAGTTCCGCAACGGGCAGGTGACCGCGTTGGTCGCCACCGACGTGGCGGCCCGGGGCATCCACGTGGACGGCCTCGACCTGGTGGTCAACGTCGACCCGCCGACCGAGGCCAAGGACTACCTGCACCGGGGCGGCCGGACCGCCCGGGCCGGCGAGTCCGGCACCGTGGTCACCCTGGTCCTGCCCGAGCAGCGCCGGGACGTCTCCAAGCTGATGAGCGTCGCCGGCATCAAGCCGCACTCCACCCAGGTACGCCCCGGTGACGAGGCGCTGGCCCGGGTGACCGGCGCCCGGGAGCCCTCCGGTGTGCCGGTGACCATCGTCGCCCCGCCGGCCACCCCGGCCCGTGCCGCGACCGGTGCGGGTGCCGGTGCGGGACGTACCTCGCACCGGGCCTCCGGCCGGTCCCGGCGTCCGCGCCGCCCGCGTACCGCCTGA
- a CDS encoding ABC transporter ATP-binding protein, translated as MSLLDADVAGAAGSGKRPGPVRLDGVSKAYGRGRTALLALDRVSLDVRPGEFVCLLGASGCGKSTLLSLVAGLDPVTGGSIDTGGHRVSMMFQEPALFPWLTVARNVEIAMRLRGVGREERRASAAALLETVRLTGFGHKRPHELSGGMRQRVALARALAQDADLLLMDEPFGALDAMTRDILHDELERIWRERSLTVLFVTHNVREAVRLGDRVILLSSRPGRIIEEFGVDQPRPRRIDSTEVAGLAATITDRLRTEVSRHAQ; from the coding sequence GTGAGTCTGCTCGACGCAGACGTCGCCGGGGCGGCCGGGTCCGGGAAGCGTCCCGGTCCGGTCCGCCTCGACGGCGTCTCCAAGGCCTACGGGCGGGGTCGGACCGCCCTGCTCGCCCTAGACCGGGTCTCGCTCGACGTACGACCTGGCGAGTTCGTCTGTCTGCTCGGCGCCTCCGGCTGCGGCAAGAGCACCCTGCTCTCGCTGGTCGCCGGGCTCGACCCGGTCACCGGGGGCAGCATCGACACCGGGGGCCACCGGGTGTCGATGATGTTCCAGGAGCCGGCCCTGTTCCCCTGGCTGACCGTGGCCCGCAACGTGGAGATCGCGATGCGGTTGCGGGGCGTGGGGCGCGAGGAACGCCGGGCCTCCGCCGCCGCGCTGCTGGAGACCGTCCGGTTGACCGGCTTCGGCCACAAGCGACCGCACGAACTTTCCGGCGGGATGCGGCAACGGGTGGCGCTGGCCCGCGCCCTGGCCCAGGACGCCGACCTGCTGCTGATGGACGAGCCGTTCGGCGCGCTGGACGCGATGACCCGCGACATCCTGCACGACGAGTTGGAACGCATCTGGCGGGAACGGTCGCTGACCGTGCTCTTCGTCACCCACAACGTGCGGGAGGCCGTCCGGCTGGGCGACCGGGTGATCCTGCTCAGCAGCCGGCCCGGCCGGATCATCGAGGAGTTCGGCGTCGACCAGCCCCGGCCGCGTCGGATCGACTCCACCGAGGTCGCCGGACTCGCCGCCACCATCACCGACCGGCTCCGTACGGAGGTGTCCCGCCATGCCCAGTGA